In one window of Pseudooceanicola aestuarii DNA:
- a CDS encoding Ig-like domain-containing protein, with translation MRSFVDGPEFSDAPAIYLFRPETERGSSTQGDPDGTGAMQVAVPDAGRLFSATFERDGSDLILSNPGQTDIRIVEYFDAGPAPDLLAPNGAVLSGAAVSRLALPEAPGAYAQAGGALSGAASPIGQVEAVTGTARVQRSDGTVEDLALGGRIFANDVVMTEGDGTVSITFADGTIFSLAAGSRMIIDDLIYDPEGTENSGAFNLVQGGFVFIAGQVAKTGGMDVTTPTATMGIRGTTVSVDIQTSGGVSTVEIALNRDPDGGLGRIQIFDLSGNPLADITGTQTKWIISSVDGETREVDRSATDQAEDAILLADAVAAFQSAVARVQSGETFVDLSNSVRPGSGSQDPGLPGGDPFDTGTGAGSGGDTGPEDDDGIFGGDGAVAEDGSQGEDQLTGPEESEGNVPPVVQDGEVTGVEDGGEDAPITGSATATDADGDTLSYQVETPPTHGAVQMQPDGSFTYTPEADFHGQDSFTYIVTDPTGATDTGTITVTVAPTNDAPVLGADSVTATEDTALAGSIAGSDIDGDALSYQLASGAAHGQVVLLGDGSYVYTPDADFAGTDSFAVRVLDPEGASDTATVTVVVEGVNDAPVWQPGTAVVAEDGPALTIDLADYADDADAGEDGTSLSYTLVSAMVVGAVGGEAAAGGLPEGVITLDGRMLHVDPAGVFDALAAGETAQITVTLRATDAAEASGTGTLTLTVTGQNDAPVLADATFTTAEDTALTGTLIGADVDGDPLVHALAGQASHGIVTLDAAGRFTYDPDADFNGTDSFTVTLSDGRGGIDTATVTIQVAARNDPPAMNDGTLAVTEDGGPASLELSELASDVDAGDTLSYSFAPDSGDAEGLATLEGDRLTFDPGSAFDGLASGETAQITLTLRATDASGASADADVTVTITGANDAPVLDDLALTLAEDGSTSGTLMASDVDAGAALEYAVISQTAHGALNLGADGSYSYTPDADFHGTDSFVVQVSDGQGGSDTATITLNVTPVNDPPVLDDGADTLGEDAAPLVIDLVARDADAGDGATYQLITAPALGQATLEGNTLRFDPGADFQFLGAGETQQITIGLRVTDSAGATDDAVFTLMVTGTNDAPVVTGGQTAATLSEDATTPATGTLTASDAEGAVTWSGTAMGAYGSFAITADGNWSYTPDTRAQALGDATTQEVFSVTVADSAGVTASETVTITLNGTNDAAVITGQITGAVTEDTSLNATGNLNHTDVDGTNDLWQSASGQATHGSYQIGTDGNWSYVLGNSATVNALGQGETLSDSFTATTADGTTRAVTITITGTNDAAVITGQITGAVTEDTSLNATGNLNHTDVDGTNDLW, from the coding sequence ATGCGTTCCTTTGTCGACGGCCCCGAGTTTTCCGATGCGCCCGCGATCTACCTGTTTCGTCCCGAAACCGAGCGCGGCAGCAGCACCCAGGGCGACCCGGACGGCACGGGCGCGATGCAGGTCGCGGTGCCCGATGCCGGACGCCTGTTCTCGGCCACGTTCGAGCGTGACGGCTCGGACCTGATCCTGTCCAATCCGGGCCAGACCGACATCCGCATCGTCGAATATTTCGATGCTGGCCCCGCGCCTGACCTGCTGGCGCCCAATGGCGCAGTGCTGTCCGGCGCGGCGGTCAGCCGGCTGGCCCTGCCCGAGGCGCCCGGCGCCTACGCCCAGGCGGGTGGGGCGCTGTCGGGCGCGGCCTCGCCCATCGGGCAGGTTGAGGCGGTGACGGGTACCGCCCGCGTCCAGCGCAGCGACGGCACGGTTGAAGACCTGGCCCTTGGCGGTCGGATCTTTGCCAATGACGTCGTGATGACCGAAGGCGACGGCACCGTCTCCATCACCTTTGCCGATGGCACGATCTTCTCCCTTGCGGCCGGGTCGCGGATGATCATCGACGACCTGATCTACGACCCCGAGGGGACGGAGAATTCCGGCGCCTTCAACCTGGTGCAGGGCGGATTTGTCTTCATCGCCGGGCAGGTGGCCAAGACGGGGGGGATGGATGTCACCACCCCCACCGCCACCATGGGCATCCGGGGCACCACCGTATCGGTGGACATCCAGACCAGCGGCGGCGTCTCCACCGTGGAAATCGCGCTGAACCGCGATCCCGATGGCGGGCTGGGCCGCATCCAGATTTTCGATTTGTCGGGCAACCCGTTGGCCGATATCACCGGCACGCAGACGAAATGGATCATCTCCTCGGTCGATGGTGAAACGCGGGAGGTCGATCGCAGCGCCACCGACCAGGCGGAGGATGCGATCCTGCTGGCCGATGCGGTGGCCGCGTTCCAATCCGCCGTGGCCCGTGTCCAGTCGGGCGAGACCTTCGTGGACCTGTCCAACAGCGTGCGCCCCGGCAGCGGCAGCCAGGACCCCGGCCTGCCGGGGGGCGATCCTTTTGATACCGGCACCGGTGCGGGGTCGGGCGGGGACACCGGGCCGGAGGACGATGACGGCATCTTCGGCGGGGATGGCGCAGTGGCGGAGGATGGCAGCCAGGGCGAGGATCAGTTGACCGGCCCGGAGGAGAGCGAGGGCAACGTGCCCCCCGTGGTTCAGGATGGCGAAGTCACCGGGGTCGAGGACGGCGGAGAGGACGCGCCGATCACCGGCAGCGCCACGGCCACCGATGCGGATGGCGATACGCTGAGCTACCAGGTGGAGACCCCGCCGACCCATGGCGCCGTGCAGATGCAGCCCGACGGCAGCTTCACCTACACGCCGGAGGCCGATTTTCACGGCCAGGACAGCTTTACATACATCGTCACGGATCCCACTGGCGCGACGGATACCGGCACCATCACCGTCACTGTGGCGCCCACGAACGACGCGCCCGTTCTGGGCGCGGACAGTGTCACCGCGACTGAGGATACCGCCCTGGCCGGCAGCATCGCCGGCAGCGATATCGACGGCGATGCCCTAAGCTACCAGCTGGCCAGCGGCGCGGCCCATGGGCAAGTCGTGCTGTTGGGCGACGGCAGCTATGTCTATACGCCCGATGCGGATTTCGCCGGGACCGACAGTTTCGCCGTCCGCGTGCTGGACCCCGAGGGGGCCAGCGATACCGCCACCGTGACCGTGGTCGTGGAGGGCGTGAACGATGCACCCGTCTGGCAGCCGGGCACCGCCGTGGTGGCGGAGGACGGGCCCGCCCTGACCATCGATCTGGCCGATTACGCCGATGATGCCGACGCGGGGGAGGACGGGACCAGCCTGTCCTACACCCTGGTGTCGGCCATGGTGGTCGGTGCTGTCGGCGGCGAAGCCGCGGCTGGCGGGTTGCCGGAGGGGGTGATCACCCTTGACGGGCGGATGCTGCATGTCGATCCCGCTGGGGTCTTTGACGCGCTGGCGGCGGGGGAGACGGCGCAGATCACGGTTACCCTGCGCGCCACCGACGCGGCCGAGGCCAGTGGCACCGGCACTTTGACCCTGACTGTGACCGGCCAGAACGACGCGCCGGTCCTTGCCGATGCCACATTCACCACCGCCGAGGATACGGCGCTGACCGGCACTCTGATCGGCGCCGACGTGGACGGCGATCCGCTGGTCCATGCGCTGGCCGGACAGGCGAGCCACGGCATCGTGACGCTGGATGCGGCCGGCAGGTTCACCTATGACCCCGACGCCGATTTCAACGGCACGGACAGTTTCACTGTCACGCTCAGCGATGGACGGGGCGGCATCGATACCGCCACCGTGACGATTCAGGTTGCCGCGCGCAACGATCCCCCTGCGATGAACGACGGCACCCTGGCCGTGACCGAGGATGGCGGGCCGGCCAGCCTGGAGCTGTCCGAACTGGCCAGCGACGTGGATGCGGGGGATACGCTCAGCTACAGCTTTGCCCCGGATAGTGGCGACGCGGAGGGGCTGGCCACGCTGGAGGGCGATCGGCTGACCTTTGATCCCGGCTCCGCCTTTGACGGCCTCGCCTCGGGGGAGACGGCGCAGATCACCCTGACCCTGCGCGCCACCGATGCATCCGGTGCCAGCGCCGATGCCGATGTCACCGTCACGATCACCGGGGCCAATGATGCGCCGGTCCTCGACGATCTTGCCCTGACCCTGGCGGAGGACGGCAGCACCTCCGGCACCCTGATGGCCAGCGACGTGGATGCGGGCGCGGCGCTGGAATACGCGGTAATCAGCCAGACGGCGCACGGAGCGCTGAACCTGGGCGCCGACGGCAGCTACAGCTACACCCCCGATGCGGATTTCCACGGCACCGACAGCTTTGTCGTGCAGGTCAGCGACGGGCAGGGCGGCAGTGATACCGCCACGATCACGCTGAATGTCACGCCGGTGAACGACCCGCCGGTGCTGGACGATGGCGCCGACACGTTGGGGGAGGACGCTGCCCCCCTGGTCATCGACCTGGTCGCACGCGATGCCGACGCCGGCGATGGTGCTACCTACCAGTTGATCACCGCGCCTGCGCTGGGCCAGGCGACGCTGGAGGGCAATACCTTGCGGTTCGATCCGGGGGCGGATTTCCAGTTCCTCGGCGCGGGGGAAACGCAGCAGATTACCATCGGCCTGAGGGTGACCGACAGCGCCGGGGCCACGGATGATGCCGTGTTCACCCTGATGGTGACAGGGACCAACGATGCCCCGGTGGTCACCGGCGGCCAGACCGCCGCCACCCTCTCGGAGGACGCCACCACCCCCGCCACCGGAACTCTGACCGCCAGCGACGCCGAAGGCGCGGTCACCTGGTCCGGCACCGCCATGGGCGCCTACGGCAGTTTTGCCATCACCGCCGACGGCAACTGGAGCTACACGCCCGACACCCGCGCCCAGGCCCTGGGCGATGCCACCACGCAGGAGGTGTTCTCCGTCACCGTTGCGGACAGCGCCGGCGTCACGGCGAGCGAAACCGTGACAATCACCCTGAATGGCACCAATGACGCGGCGGTGATCACCGGCCAGATCACCGGCGCGGTGACGGAGGATACTTCGCTGAACGCGACCGGCAACCTGAACCACACCGATGTCGACGGGACCAATGACCTTTGGCAGAGCGCCAGCGGGCAGGCGACCCATGGCAGCTACCAGATCGGGACGGATGGCAACTGGAGCTATGTCCTCGGCAACAGCGCGACGGTCAATGCGCTGGGGCAGGGCGAAACCCTTTCCGACAGCTTCACCGCGACGACGGCGGACGGGACCACGCGAGCCGTGACAATCACGATCACCGGCACCAATGACGCGGCGGTGATCACCGGCCAGATCACCGGCGCGGTGACGGAGGATACTTCGCTGAACGCGACCGGCAACCTGAACCACACCGATGTCGACGGGACCAATGACCTTTGGC
- a CDS encoding CHASE2 domain-containing protein, protein MLGRFLKRYAARLVGLALLLALLALRVVDPLPVQTLRNLSFDAYQRWHPRPVPDLPVAILDIDDASIEELGQWPWPRTRLADLIDAATAAGAVAVAFDIVFAEPDRLSPGAIARDNPALPADTAAALTALPSNDDVLAEAIGRSRVVLGQTSLRSATANRAEKRQVRPAPHAILGADPAPFLLKFPDIVANLDRLEDRAAGRGVFSVLPDADGIYRRVPVVMQVQDQLRLGLSMELLRIATGGQAFALRSNEAGIDGIVVARQLIRTAPDGTVWPWFSPTSDRRFVPAADLLNGRMAPGRLAGHLVLVGTSAIGLQDFRPTPLGRPMAGVEIHAQLLENVLQKTLLVRPNYAVAVEIVMLLALGAIVIGLTPLLQARWLIALTLLLVAGYGGVSFWQFQSQRLLLDPTFPMLGTVLTVMLMASANYLREEARREQIRGAFGQYVSPRLVEQLQADPQGLRLGGETRQITLLFSDIRGFTTISEAYKDDPQGLTRLMNRFLTEQSNAILDQDGTIDKFMGDAVMAFWNAPMDCPDHQAAACRAALDMLDRVARLNTHLAEEAARDGTATPHRIDIGVGLNSGLCTVGNMGSDLRFDYTAMGDAVNLASRLEGQTKSYGMKVVIGATTNAAVSDRFATLELDLIRVKGKTEPERIFALLGGADLAVTPGFSRVQKENRTLLEAYRNHDWTSAEKAADRLEQAAADAGLGLEGYVAMYRDRLDTLRLTPPAPDWDGAYDALTK, encoded by the coding sequence ATGCTGGGCCGGTTTCTGAAAAGATATGCGGCCCGGCTGGTGGGGCTGGCCCTGCTGCTCGCACTGCTGGCGCTGCGAGTGGTGGATCCGCTGCCGGTGCAGACGCTGCGCAACCTGTCCTTCGATGCCTACCAGCGCTGGCACCCCCGCCCGGTGCCCGACCTGCCGGTGGCGATCCTGGACATCGACGACGCCAGCATCGAGGAGCTGGGCCAATGGCCCTGGCCCCGGACCCGGCTGGCCGACCTGATCGACGCAGCCACTGCCGCCGGCGCCGTTGCGGTGGCCTTTGACATCGTCTTTGCCGAACCCGACCGCCTGTCACCCGGCGCCATTGCCCGCGACAATCCCGCTTTGCCCGCCGACACGGCAGCGGCGCTGACCGCCTTGCCCTCCAACGACGACGTGCTGGCAGAGGCGATCGGGCGTTCGCGGGTGGTTCTGGGCCAGACCAGCCTGCGCAGCGCCACTGCCAACCGCGCCGAGAAACGCCAGGTCCGCCCGGCACCACACGCCATCCTGGGGGCCGATCCGGCGCCCTTCCTGCTGAAATTCCCCGATATCGTCGCCAACCTGGACCGGCTGGAGGACCGTGCCGCCGGGCGTGGCGTCTTCTCGGTGCTGCCGGATGCCGACGGGATCTATCGCCGGGTGCCGGTGGTGATGCAGGTGCAGGACCAGCTGCGGCTGGGCCTGTCGATGGAATTGCTGCGCATCGCGACGGGCGGCCAGGCCTTTGCCCTGCGCAGCAACGAAGCCGGGATCGACGGCATCGTCGTGGCCCGGCAGCTGATCCGCACCGCCCCCGATGGTACCGTCTGGCCATGGTTCTCGCCCACCAGCGACCGTCGCTTTGTCCCGGCCGCCGACCTGCTGAACGGCCGCATGGCGCCGGGCCGACTGGCCGGGCACCTGGTGCTGGTTGGCACCTCCGCCATCGGATTGCAGGATTTCAGGCCCACCCCGCTGGGCCGGCCCATGGCCGGGGTGGAGATCCACGCCCAACTGTTGGAAAACGTGTTGCAGAAGACGCTGCTGGTGCGGCCCAACTACGCGGTGGCTGTGGAAATCGTGATGCTGCTGGCCTTGGGAGCGATCGTCATCGGGCTGACCCCTCTGTTGCAAGCGCGCTGGCTGATCGCGCTGACGCTGCTGCTGGTGGCGGGCTATGGAGGAGTGTCGTTCTGGCAGTTCCAGTCGCAGCGCCTGTTGCTGGATCCGACCTTTCCGATGCTGGGCACTGTGCTGACGGTGATGCTGATGGCCTCGGCCAATTACCTGCGGGAGGAAGCGCGGCGCGAACAGATCCGTGGCGCCTTCGGGCAATATGTCTCTCCCCGTCTGGTGGAGCAATTGCAGGCCGATCCGCAGGGCCTGCGCCTGGGCGGAGAGACCCGGCAGATCACCCTTCTGTTCAGCGATATCCGGGGTTTCACCACCATTTCAGAGGCCTACAAGGACGACCCCCAGGGGCTGACCCGCCTGATGAACAGGTTCCTGACCGAGCAATCCAACGCAATCCTCGACCAGGACGGCACGATCGACAAATTCATGGGCGACGCGGTCATGGCGTTCTGGAACGCACCGATGGATTGCCCCGACCACCAGGCCGCTGCCTGCCGCGCCGCGTTGGACATGCTGGACCGGGTGGCACGGCTGAACACCCACCTGGCGGAGGAAGCCGCCCGCGACGGCACAGCCACGCCGCACCGCATCGACATCGGCGTCGGCCTGAATTCGGGCCTGTGCACGGTGGGCAACATGGGCAGCGACCTGCGGTTCGACTACACGGCGATGGGCGACGCGGTGAACCTGGCCTCCCGGCTGGAGGGGCAGACCAAATCCTACGGCATGAAGGTTGTGATCGGGGCCACCACCAATGCCGCCGTAAGCGACCGTTTCGCCACGCTTGAGCTGGACCTGATCCGGGTAAAGGGCAAGACGGAGCCGGAGCGGATCTTTGCCCTGCTGGGCGGGGCGGATCTGGCCGTCACTCCCGGATTTTCCCGCGTCCAGAAGGAGAACCGCACGTTGTTGGAGGCCTATCGCAACCACGATTGGACCAGCGCGGAGAAGGCCGCCGACCGGCTGGAGCAAGCCGCCGCAGACGCCGGGCTGGGGCTGGAGGGATATGTCGCGATGTATCGCGACCGGCTGGACACCCTGCGCCTGACGCCCCCTGCGCCGGATTGGGACGGCGCCTATGATGCGCTGACGAAATAG
- a CDS encoding HlyD family type I secretion periplasmic adaptor subunit — MLGNRIDEAFVNDVTRLGAARTGSAPWRLLLLVAGGLGAFLAWAALYEIEETTHGTGRVIPSRQVQVVQSLEGGIVSDIFVAEGDRVEAGAPLMQIDDTGFAAQAGELRETEAALLAEKARLEAEAAEAEVPTFPAGLTERAPHAVQAEQAVFFSRRDQYQRELAVLEQQRLQRESELAELRATREKWAAMLDPLRAELRLTEDLAARGVVPEIELLRLRTRVAEMEGDSNAAAATQARIQAAMDQATTEIAAARSAYRLTARQRLARLQVELAVAGQGLRAAADRVRRTLLRAPVRGTINTLNTTTTGAVVQPGAPLIDIVPADDGLLIEARIQPRDVAFIRPGERASVKITAYDYTIYGALEGEVLRIGSDAVEDREGRTYFKVVIRTETTSLGGGDGARGNVAALPIIPGMVASVDIQTGRKSVLTYLAKPILRARGEALRER; from the coding sequence ATGCTGGGCAATAGGATCGACGAGGCCTTCGTCAACGATGTCACCCGGCTGGGCGCCGCGCGCACCGGATCCGCGCCCTGGCGGCTGCTGCTGCTGGTCGCGGGTGGGTTGGGGGCGTTTCTTGCCTGGGCCGCGCTTTATGAGATCGAGGAGACGACCCACGGCACCGGCCGGGTCATCCCCTCTCGCCAGGTGCAGGTGGTGCAAAGCCTTGAGGGCGGCATCGTTTCCGACATATTCGTGGCGGAGGGGGACCGGGTGGAGGCAGGCGCCCCCTTGATGCAGATCGACGACACCGGATTTGCCGCCCAGGCCGGCGAATTGCGCGAGACGGAGGCCGCGTTGCTGGCCGAAAAGGCCCGGCTGGAAGCCGAGGCGGCAGAGGCGGAGGTGCCGACTTTCCCCGCCGGCCTGACCGAACGTGCCCCCCATGCGGTACAGGCGGAACAGGCGGTTTTCTTTTCGCGACGCGATCAGTACCAGCGGGAGTTGGCGGTGCTGGAACAGCAGCGCCTGCAACGCGAAAGCGAGCTGGCAGAGCTGCGCGCCACCCGTGAGAAATGGGCTGCCATGCTGGACCCGCTGCGGGCGGAGCTGCGGCTGACCGAAGACCTGGCCGCCCGGGGGGTGGTGCCGGAAATCGAATTGCTGCGCCTGCGCACCCGCGTCGCGGAGATGGAGGGCGACAGCAATGCCGCCGCCGCCACCCAGGCCCGGATCCAGGCCGCCATGGATCAGGCCACGACCGAGATCGCGGCGGCGCGATCGGCCTACCGCTTGACCGCGCGGCAGCGGCTGGCCCGGCTTCAGGTCGAATTGGCGGTGGCCGGTCAGGGGCTGCGCGCCGCTGCCGACCGGGTTCGCCGTACCCTGCTTCGCGCGCCCGTGCGTGGCACGATCAACACGTTGAACACCACCACCACCGGCGCCGTGGTCCAGCCCGGCGCGCCATTGATCGACATCGTGCCCGCCGATGACGGCCTGCTGATCGAGGCCCGGATCCAGCCCCGCGACGTCGCCTTCATCCGCCCGGGGGAGCGCGCCTCCGTCAAGATCACCGCCTATGATTACACGATCTACGGCGCGCTGGAGGGGGAAGTGCTGCGCATCGGCTCGGATGCGGTTGAGGACCGGGAGGGGCGGACCTATTTCAAGGTCGTCATCCGCACCGAGACCACCAGCCTGGGCGGGGGCGATGGGGCAAGGGGCAACGTAGCGGCCCTGCCGATCATTCCCGGGATGGTGGCCAGCGTCGATATCCAGACCGGCCGCAAATCGGTCCTTACCTACCTGGCGAAACCGATCCTTCGCGCGCGGGGGGAGGCCCTGCGCGAGCGGTAA
- a CDS encoding type I secretion system permease/ATPase produces the protein MTDRPASADPLAPTGGTPPTAQDVPAPGMATGRSSEGAAARDPDALPPGLAVADWLARHHDMGFSRARVEAALPAGLDGRDPAALARILGAAGFATRLVRRTPRQIDPAVLPCVLFPRDGSAPILLSEIAAEARTATLRRLDNPTLAEEIRLRDLARLCDRQVLLVTPDDPAAARRLSPATRAEGRAQGHWFWGAVRANSGAFVQVIVAAFFLNLLNLALPLFVMNVYDRVIPNLAYVTLWTLAAGVGIALALDLALRLLRGNILDALARRVDLRVGADLFRQAMQVQLLTRPGGAAGIANRIRDFETVREFFASATFVSLIDLAFIGIFIAALFWIVGPVAWVPLLAVPLVIVLALVAQVPIARNAGQAVQLATKRHVVLMETLSGIEAVKSLNAQPVMQREWEGAVAASARLNARARFWSAFATHTAMLTTQVVSVGIIVWGVFLVAAGEITIGGLIAANILAGRVLAPLTAISQTIFRAQYAVKSMAALTDFMRLPVEGATPPRVPQRLTRGAVELRDVSYTYPGSPVKALDRVSLHIPPGEVVALLGRVGSGKSTLGRLLAGLVTPQEGLVLADGTGLGQYHPADLRDGIGYLPQEPQLFSGTLLENLVMGRPGATSEEIAHALHHAGLDGFVAATPEGLNLDLGERGGRLSGGQRQALALARLILRRPRVLFLDEPTSAMDQQMEAQVIARLRALGQGDMTLILCTHRQSLAALADRFVVMEAGRKVLDGPRAQILARLNGASAGKGGADAGQ, from the coding sequence GTGACTGACCGGCCCGCCAGCGCCGACCCGCTGGCCCCCACCGGCGGCACACCGCCCACCGCCCAGGACGTGCCCGCGCCCGGCATGGCCACGGGGCGGAGCTCCGAAGGAGCCGCCGCCCGTGACCCCGATGCGCTGCCCCCCGGACTGGCCGTGGCGGATTGGCTGGCGCGCCACCACGACATGGGATTTTCCCGCGCCCGGGTAGAGGCCGCATTACCTGCCGGGCTGGATGGTCGCGATCCTGCCGCGCTGGCGCGAATCCTGGGGGCGGCGGGGTTCGCCACCCGGCTGGTGCGCCGCACGCCGCGCCAGATCGACCCGGCGGTGCTGCCCTGCGTTTTGTTTCCCCGCGACGGCAGTGCCCCGATCCTGCTGAGCGAGATCGCCGCCGAGGCCCGTACCGCCACCCTGCGCCGTCTCGACAACCCCACTCTGGCCGAAGAGATCCGCCTGCGCGATCTGGCCCGCCTCTGCGACAGGCAGGTGCTGCTGGTGACGCCCGACGACCCGGCCGCGGCCCGCCGCCTGTCCCCCGCCACCCGCGCCGAAGGGCGTGCGCAGGGGCATTGGTTCTGGGGCGCGGTGCGCGCCAATTCCGGTGCATTCGTGCAGGTGATCGTGGCGGCGTTCTTCCTGAACCTGCTGAACCTGGCGCTGCCGCTGTTCGTGATGAATGTCTATGACCGGGTGATCCCGAACCTGGCCTATGTCACCCTTTGGACGCTGGCCGCCGGGGTCGGCATCGCGCTGGCGCTGGACCTGGCGTTGCGTCTTCTGCGCGGCAATATCCTGGACGCGCTGGCGCGGCGCGTGGACCTGCGGGTCGGCGCCGATCTGTTCCGCCAGGCGATGCAGGTGCAACTGCTGACCCGCCCCGGCGGGGCGGCGGGCATCGCCAACCGGATCCGAGATTTCGAAACGGTGCGCGAATTCTTCGCCTCCGCCACTTTTGTCTCGCTGATCGACCTGGCCTTCATCGGTATCTTCATCGCGGCGCTGTTCTGGATCGTCGGGCCGGTGGCCTGGGTCCCACTGCTGGCGGTGCCGCTGGTCATCGTGCTGGCGCTGGTGGCGCAGGTGCCGATCGCGCGCAATGCCGGGCAGGCGGTGCAATTGGCCACCAAGCGGCACGTGGTTCTGATGGAAACCCTGTCGGGGATCGAGGCGGTCAAAAGCCTGAATGCCCAGCCCGTCATGCAGCGCGAATGGGAGGGGGCCGTCGCCGCCTCGGCCCGGTTGAACGCGCGGGCGCGATTCTGGTCCGCCTTCGCCACCCATACCGCCATGCTGACCACCCAGGTCGTCAGCGTCGGCATCATCGTCTGGGGCGTCTTTCTGGTCGCGGCGGGAGAGATCACCATCGGCGGCCTGATCGCCGCCAATATCCTGGCGGGCCGGGTGCTGGCGCCGCTGACGGCGATTTCCCAGACGATCTTTCGGGCGCAATACGCGGTGAAATCCATGGCCGCCCTGACCGATTTCATGCGCCTCCCGGTCGAGGGCGCGACGCCGCCGCGCGTGCCGCAGCGGCTGACCCGTGGGGCGGTGGAGCTGCGCGACGTCAGCTACACCTATCCCGGATCGCCGGTGAAGGCGCTGGATCGGGTTTCCCTGCATATCCCGCCGGGGGAGGTCGTGGCCCTTCTGGGCCGGGTCGGTTCCGGCAAATCCACGCTGGGGCGGCTGCTGGCGGGGCTCGTCACCCCGCAGGAGGGGTTGGTCCTCGCCGATGGCACCGGGCTGGGGCAATATCACCCGGCGGATCTGCGCGACGGCATCGGCTACCTGCCGCAGGAACCGCAATTGTTCTCGGGCACGTTGCTGGAAAACCTGGTGATGGGCCGCCCCGGCGCCACGTCGGAGGAGATCGCCCATGCGTTGCACCATGCCGGGCTGGACGGCTTCGTCGCCGCCACGCCCGAGGGGCTGAACCTGGATCTGGGCGAGCGCGGCGGGCGGTTGTCGGGCGGGCAACGGCAGGCGCTGGCGCTGGCCCGGCTGATCCTGCGCCGCCCCCGCGTGCTGTTCCTGGATGAACCCACCTCGGCCATGGATCAGCAGATGGAGGCCCAGGTGATCGCCCGGCTGCGCGCGCTGGGGCAGGGGGACATGACGCTGATCCTGTGCACGCATCGCCAGTCGCTGGCCGCGCTGGCCGACCGGTTCGTGGTGATGGAAGCCGGACGCAAGGTGCTGGACGGTCCGCGCGCGCAGATCCTGGCCCGGCTGAACGGCGCGTCTGCGGGCAAGGGGGGCGCGGATGCTGGGCAATAG